A segment of the Necator americanus strain Aroian chromosome IV, whole genome shotgun sequence genome:
TTTCATgtctaaagtggaaaaaccccTACTGGAACGCAAACCTTTATTGTACTGCCTATACATAGATGTTTGTTGCATTGTATGTCCAACAAAAACTGAAATGGACACTTGCTTCgatctcttaaataaacaatcccagtacataaagttcacgagggaaaaacctaaagacaactggctgccgtttctcaatgtccaggttcatttgtgtaggggaaattggaaaacaaaatggtatcgaaaaccaagttgtaaaaacattctgattcactaccaatcggcgcacccctggagaaccaaaaagtcagtcattggaaatatgtttaagacagcggcaacggtttcatctgagGCTCAAAGGCGCATTACCTCCATAAACATGGCTAACCGCATTGCtcagtccaatgggtacccagccaAGGTCTCTCATTCAAATCGGAGCCATGCAACTGAGCGGCGGTGCCACGGGgtagaacaagcaacaaagatccctttctgccttccttttatttcggatgacatgagcaatgcagtgcgagcaagcttacgacaggcgggtctgcaagactcagtcagagtagtggatataccacctgtaaacctgaagcagcagctagtccgcaatcgcgcatatgacagactttgtgaaacaccgaattgcatcgtttgtccgaacgggaggcagggtgattgcgtggtatcgggggttatctacctaatcacctgtcagttatgtggggctgagtacattggcgaaacaggaagatcactatgtatccgcgtcaaggagcacctagaagggctcgtaaaatcaaaaacatcatcccctttaggtgctcatcgcagacagtgtcatgacaacacccttttcaagatagctgtcactatcttggcacgcgaatcagacgttctagcgcgaaaaacattggaagcgttttatatcacggccaaaagtcctatcatgaatcgtaaagaagaatgcatcgctgtgaccaacgagctggcgccatatcaggacctttgcgggttttgacctacggggtcagaggcgggggcatcgttgctagttaatactagcggcgcaactctcacaactggtggtccgctaacatcacgatttcgtggctatcaaggtgagcgcttttctgacgttgcttttaaataatctgtttgctaaatcatatcttgtgggatgacgaggcgtttgagagagtagattacacgtgtctttgatttttccaggctctgaagaaggcaacgACGCCGAaaccagaataaagatcaatgaTTGATATTAATtgttgaaaatcaatcaagGATGTGTACTCCACAGGAGTAACTCTCGCACTCGCAACAATTTGTCGTTCAGAGAAGGTTACAGTTTCTCGGAGTTGAAAAAGCGTTGAAGAAGATCGGCTTTGAGGTCAACGGGACAATCAGAGTTTCTCaacgaagaaaattgttgaagGTCTGAAACATGTGAGAGCCAAGATTAAGGgaataaaagaattttccGCCAAGCGCCTTGACAAAGCGAAATGATGCACACAGCTGTAGGGCAGCCCTAATAGTTTTCCTCCCTGCAGACTTAAAGTAGTGTCGATTCCGTTGGAGGTGTAGCGTTGACGCTATTTTGCGTAAGGGCCACAAACGGACTGTGGTCATCTCGGTCGATGACGGTTGCCGTATTGCCGAATTGTTGGATTTCCTTGGTCGCTCATTTGCTTTGGAACACACCGTGCCCCCCTGTGGATGTCCACTTTTATACTGTGGACAAAGGAGCTTTCAGCACAGGCATGACCCTCCTCAAATGCCAAGAAACATGGGTCTCAGAAAACCGGCAGATCTTTCAAGTTGGAGTTTTCGCCCAACATGATTTCTTTGATTGCACTCACTGGTCAACGTCTGCTTCTTTGAAGGATGTTATTTGCATCAAAATCCTTGTGTTTATGGGCTCGGAtctagcgcagtcggtaagagcttTGACTGCACTAggaatggttcgaaaccgaatTAGTGACAACCAAGCTTTCTCTCCGGGGTTGAAAAATTGGtggcagacttgtctgtgaggatgaAAGAGTGACTCTATTCATCGGCTCGCCACCGCAATTCAATGCAAGGCTGCACACGCATTCACAAACCTGCAACGATTCAGAATCAAAGCAGAACCTATCTGCGCATTCTCATATGCATTGCTCAACGCCGTGCACATAATACTCACTTACTCTAagatttgaaattgaattcctGCTTGGGAAAGTATTCAATCCGAACCCTTTATTAAAGCCGTGTGCAATTGAAACTTTGCATTATCTATTATAGTTTTATGTCCTGTGTTGGAGCTCTTGGGATCTTTGCCTGTATCGATCCGAGGAATATAggcatttgtatttttattgcCGTAGAGAGACGACCACACGCTATCAACGAAGGCTAAGGTATAGTaggagtcaaaacgaaataaagaacgatgca
Coding sequences within it:
- a CDS encoding hypothetical protein (NECATOR_CHRIV.G15818.T1), with translation MFKTAATVSSEAQRRITSINMANRIAQSNGYPAKVSHSNRSHATERRCHGVEQATKIPFCLPFISDDMSNAVRASLRQAGLQDSVRVVDIPPVNLKQQLVRNRAYDRLCETPNCIVCPNGRQGDCVVSGVIYLITCQLCGAEYIGETGRSLCIRVKEHLEGLVKSKTSSPLGAHRRQCHDNTLFKIAVTILARESDVLARKTLEAFYITAKSPIMNRKEECIAVTNELAPYQDLCGF
- a CDS encoding hypothetical protein (NECATOR_CHRIV.G15815.T1); the protein is MTICTHNARTLASEAAIEDLMMQAKKIGNLRISQAGRKRGAHRRQCHDNTLFKIAVTILARESDVLARKTLEAFYITAKSPIMNRKEECIAVTNELAPYQDLCGGATLTTGGPLTSRFRGYQEFSSSSI